In Lolium rigidum isolate FL_2022 chromosome 3, APGP_CSIRO_Lrig_0.1, whole genome shotgun sequence, the genomic window CATTTTATAGGGCtcatcggtggagatgctctatgtAATATGGGTAGAGaaaggacagagatttggtgctcctGGTGCTCCTGCtagtttagaaaaaataaaaaatcacatttatgtgtttcaaaaaaattagaaaaaaaatcatggtgtagccaatgaattgtcccataaacgtgcaaaatttcaatttcaaatacaaaaaattctgggctacacaaaaataacaaacgtgtggatctgggtatgcatatttcaaatctttaaatttcaacagattttgtcttttttgtgtactctacaatataaagaatttcatattaaaattttacacgcttgtaggttacatcatttattatgtctagatttattttcagatttttttttgaaacaaatatatatattttcgatttttttaaaaaagcagGAGCACTGGAGCCCATGAGCCAAAAGACTTTTCGGTAGAGAAAGTAATAATTTTGGCTTGGAGGCGACTGTGTGAGAGTGAATGTATGTGCGTCTGGATTTCAGCAGGCAGCAAAATCCCAATGTCTTTGTTGTGTTTGCCAGGACCTTCAAATTCCGTTCTCCCTTGTTTCTTCCTTCCCCCAAACACATGTACGTGGGCTGAAACCAATGACTGCTGCCCTGATCAGCTGCTGCTCCTCGCTGCCAACACATCACGGAGCAAaaacccaagcgaaaccgaacaagCACTCACGCTGGTGTTCCTCTCAGTTCAGTCCAGTGTTCTTCCTTTCCAGCCACACTGCCCATGCGTAGAGGCAACGCAACGACATGAAGCAGTCAGAGTCTTCAGAGATGGTACTGCCACAGCACTCACCTAGTCCCTCCTGGCTGCTGCTATTACCTTCAGAGTGTGCACGATACATTCCTACTTCCTCCGCGTTAATCCACCATCTAGATGAAACGGAGAGAGTAGCATATGACATGCAAATGTACTGGAGTATTTAATTAGCAAGAACATGATTCACCAATCGCATTATCCACTGCTCTCTAGCCACATTAATCCATCGTCTAGATGCATTTCAGATACTACAGATAAGAGTTCAGCAATGATGCCAAAAAAAATCATGATTCGTCAGAACATGCCAAGACATGTATAATTGCTTGCCTTCTTGTGTACACAACTATACACGCATCATTCTGCTCATCTAGTGCTGTGTGAGCAAACAAAAGATTTGAGGTCATGATGCAGAAAAGTGAAAAGATGCTTTGGACAAAGGAGGAGATGGTCGCGGTGTTTTGACAACCGATTTCCAGCACGGTATGATACGAAGTTCTCGGGTTCTCGGGTTCCCAGGAGATTGTGACTGTAACTTTGTTCCGAGCTTTGGTTAAAGCTCGAAAACACAGAGAAACAGACAGAAAGTAGGATCGACAAGTAGAATCCGATATGAGAGACTGTTACGAACTGCAGAACATTCTTGTGAGTTCCTCTTCACTTCCCAAAGTGATTTTGGAAAGGGGAAAGGAGGGAAAGAACAAGTGAAAGAGGAAAGCCGTGTTCTTAACTTCCTGAAGAAGCAAAGTTCAGTTCCGAATGTGCGATGACTTTGATCTCTATGATCCAAGCCATATCACAAGCCTGTTTGGCTCTAGACAAGCAACAAAGTGTGGTAAAGATTTAAGAAAAATGAAGGCAAAAACTTTGCTTTGTCTATTAATTAAGAAAGAAGATGTTCAGTTTTTAGAATGAAACTAGGCAAAACCGATACAAATAGGGCCAAGCCCACCGAACGACAACTCAATAGGATCACGTTCACCATCAACAACGACATAAACCGCTCCACCAAACTAGTTCGTCTCTCACCGTGCTCGAAAAGAAAAAGGCCCATCTGCTATGGGAGAAACAGACCCGGGACACTCCCACAAAGGTGAAGAAACGTGCCTCCTCAAAACCATGGGTCGGAAATGGTGCCCGACACACCAATTACCAACCTTGAGAGTCACCTCGTCGCCCACACGACACAAGGTCGGACACCCTCAAAGTTGACAAATGCCCGGCGTCCCGACATTTCGCTGCTCTGCCACGCCCTACCTTGTGTGGTAAGGATTTCACCCTGTGACAGGTGGATCCTATGAATGATAAAGTTTGGCAATTCTAAAGTATTACAAAACCCAAACCCAACAAATATTAAACTATCAAATTTTGGCTTGACAAATTATAGATGGAACCAAACAAACAGGTGGATCCATATATGTATTCAACATGAACTGCCATATTTTGGATAAAATCGTAAATTAACTCTGTAACTGGTGCACATCTGTGTCACCTGAACTGAATTAGTGAACTTACAGAACAACCGTGCAACAGAAAATTAACAGCATATACTTGCTCTAAGTAGAGAACACAGAATGCAATTGATAACAATTAGAACCATTCAGCAACACATTGGTGGTCATTTTATCAGAGATGACATAGCAGAACCGAACATTTTCTTTACAAAAGGTTTTCTATATAAATCGCTTGTCAACGAGGCACACCAGATCCACAGTCAACGTGTACCCCTGACAAAATTACGGTCCTCTATCTAAACGCAGGTCACCAAAATATGTACTCTACCAAAAAAATGTTATTCACCCGTCTCATGAGCAATGAGACCAGCATTAAGCACTAAACCCCAAAAGCCTTAAACCTTCTCTTCTCTTATCCCCTCCGCCCGCCGCACTgcgccggcggccggcgacgcCCCCTGCCTCCCTTGGCGGGGCACGCGGCAACCACTGCCGGTGGCGGCGAGACGCAGTTCCAGTGCGCGCACACCGCCGCGCTGGACGGGACGCCGCGCACGCCGATGGCGGTGAGGAAGTTGTCCTGCAGGAAGAGAACCCGCATGCGTCCGGCCTCCGCCGCCGATGCGATATCCGAGGGTAGTTCGCCGGAGAACTTGTTCCCGTTGAGGTAtaccgcggcggcggtggccagctcCGGTGGCACTCGGCCGGTGAGCGCGTTGTGGCTGAGGTCGACGGTGGCGCCCGCCGGCACCCGCCCCGCGGGCcggaggtcgccggagaaggCGTTCTTGCGGAGCTGCAGGTACCCGATCCGGAAGGAGAAGAGCTCCccgggcacctcgccggagaaccAGTTCCCGCCGAGGTCGAGGAAGGAGAGCCTGGTGAGCCTCCGGAGCACGCCGCCGACGCGGCCGGAGAGCCTGTTGCCCGCGAGGCTGAGGTAGACGACCGTCTCCGGGAgcgccggcacgccgccggagaggCGGTTGTTCCTGAGGTCGAGGTGGACGAGCGGCGCGCTGACGGCCCTGGGGATCTCGCCGGAGAGGGAGTTGTGGGAGAGGACGAGCGTGCGCAGGCTCCGGATTTGGAGCAGGGAGGAG contains:
- the LOC124696104 gene encoding probable inactive leucine-rich repeat receptor kinase XIAO encodes the protein MAAPARRRPGVLLLLAALLLATAAMPATATLHPVDYLALQAVRRALSDMPGSGFFASWDFTGDPCTFAGVSCSGDGRVVTLALGDPRAGAPGLSGTFPSAALARLAALSSLSLVPGRVSGGLSPAVAALPSLRFLALSGNLISGALPATFSPALRTVDLSKNAFSGRLPSSLLQIRSLRTLVLSHNSLSGEIPRAVSAPLVHLDLRNNRLSGGVPALPETVVYLSLAGNRLSGRVGGVLRRLTRLSFLDLGGNWFSGEVPGELFSFRIGYLQLRKNAFSGDLRPAGRVPAGATVDLSHNALTGRVPPELATAAAVYLNGNKFSGELPSDIASAAEAGRMRVLFLQDNFLTAIGVRGVPSSAAVCAHWNCVSPPPAVVAACPAKGGRGRRRPPAQCGGRRG